A window of Choloepus didactylus isolate mChoDid1 chromosome 23, mChoDid1.pri, whole genome shotgun sequence contains these coding sequences:
- the LOC119519105 gene encoding LOW QUALITY PROTEIN: SAP domain-containing ribonucleoprotein-like (The sequence of the model RefSeq protein was modified relative to this genomic sequence to represent the inferred CDS: inserted 2 bases in 1 codon): protein MATETVELHKLKPAELKQECLARGLKTKGLKQDLINRLQAYLEEHGEEEADEEDALGDETEEEPKPSQLPVREEEPPGKAVXAEKHVVKITRDITQTERMQKRAEQFNVPVSSEGKKAAWAVRFHISLVPTKGLSSDTKTMAKLDKLKERAQRFALNVSSISRQPEDDEKLKKRKERFRTVTSSAGTETTEDTEAKKGKGALGCCQRGQRDSGTQPLRQQPWHPQTLPVRGAQPATEPGRVVLPPSPWPVLDVPSPGPARHGEFGTTVPLACSSAWPQPPNGEPKAALGHQRTRGCGTRYQWLRGSEAERGTASSAGPGEPAPPPHPTH, encoded by the exons ATGGCGACAGAGACGGTGGAGCTCCATAAGCTGAAGCCTGCTGAACTAAAGCAGGAATGTCTTGCTCGTGGTTTGAAAACCAAGGGACTAAAACAAGATCTCATCAACAGGCTCCAGGCGTATCTTGAAGAGCATGGTGAAGAGGAGGCAGACGAGGAAGATGCACTGGGGGATGAAACAGAGGAAGAACCAAAGCCCTCACAACTGCCTGTCAGAGAGGAAGAACCTCCTGGAAAAGCTGT AGCAGAGAAGCACGTGGTAAAAATTACACGTGATATAACACAGACTGAAAGAATGCAGAAGAGAGCTGAACAATTCAACGTACCTGTGAGCTCGGAGGGTAAGAAAGCTGCCTGGGCAGTTAGGTTTCACATTTCTTTGGTTCCAACAAAAGGCCTGTCATCTGACACCAAAACTATGGCTAAGCTGGATAAGCTGAAGGAAAGAGCTCAAAGATTTGCTTTGAATGTTTCTTCAATCTCCAGACAGCCTGAAGATGAcgagaagctgaaaaagaggaaGGAGCGATTCCGGACTGTCACAAGTTCAGCGGGAACTGAAACCACAGAGGATACAGAGGCAAAGAAGGGGAAAGGAGCTTTGGG CTGCTGCCAGCGAGGCCAGCG TGACTCGGGGACCCAGCCCCTCCGCCAGCAGCCCTGGCACCCCCAGACCCTCCCTGTCCGCGGCGCCCAGCCAGCCACTGAGCCGGGAAGGGTTGTCCTGCCCccgtcaccttggccag TGCTGGACGTCCCCAGCCCGGGACCTGCTCGTCATGGGGAATTCGGGACCACCGTGCCCCTtgcctgcagctcagcctggccACAGCCTCCAAACGGGGAGCCCAAGGCTGCCCTTGGCCACCAGAGGACACGGGGGTGTGGGACCCGCTACCAGTGGCTCCGCGGCAGCGAGGCAGAACGTGGCACCGCCAGCTCTGCGGGTCCGGGAGAAcctgccccacctccccaccccacacactgA